Part of the Natronobacterium gregoryi SP2 genome, GCCGACGAGATGGTCGACCGCGTCCTCGAGCGGGGTTACGATGCGGCCTCCCGTGTCCAGAGTGGCACTGCCGAAGGCATCGCTCACCAGCGACTCAAGCGCGTGAAGTGGTTTAGCGAGTGGCTCGAAGACGAAATCGCAGCACTCGGCGACGAATAGTCGGCTGTGCTCTCGATCCAGTCGGTACGTTCTTGCTGCTGTGCGTGAAAGTCTCGACTGATGAGACGCGTCTGCCGACCGGGGACCGCAGTTGCACTCGTCTTCGTCTGTTTCGTGGTTCTCACAGCGGGGCCCGTCGTCGCCGAGACGGGTCACGGTGATCGAGCAGCCGGAGTCGACGCCGACTCGGCGGTCGGGGAGGGCTGTCTGGGTGCTGGTGGCACCGCGTTCACGATCGGGTCCGACGACAGCGCTACGATCTGGGTTCGACTCCACTTCGGCCTGCTCACCGACTCGGGAGGATCGATCGGTGCCGAACTGGTCGGGGCGACCACGGACGGCAATATCGTCGAGATCGTCGCCGGCGTCGACTACGTCGCCGACGACTTCGACGAGTTCACCGACGCACCGCTCGAGGCCTTCGCCGTCGTCACCGGCTACGAGTTCCAGTTACCGATGTTCGACGACCTCGAGTCGGCAGGGCTCGACGAAGATCATCCGCCACACTTCGACGAGGACGATCCCGATGCTGGCGAGGAGTTGCTCGACGGACCGTTCGAGCACATCGAGTGTTGACTTCTAGAACAGTCCCATCGTCCCCATCGCGAGAAAGAGGACACCGAATCCGGCCAGCACCGCAGCACTGAGCGCGGCGATAACCGGCGCGAGGGCGTCGACGCGTCGACCTGCCGAAGACAGCGCCGCGGGATAGCCGACGACCCAGACCGCGATCCCACCGAAGAAGCCGAGCAACAGCGCCGGCGATCCGGTCTCGACCAGTAGACTCCCCGCGAGCAGGTCGCCGACGCCGGGGACGTGTGCGAACACGTCGAGGGTACCCGACTCGAGTAGTCCGACGCCGACGGTGAGCCAGAAGCCGATCTGGTAGGGGTTGGTAAGCGAGAGCGCGAACGTCTTCCGGAACCCTTTCGACCCGACTTCGCCGCTGTCGGTGAAGGAGGTGGCGGCTCTTGTTTCCCCGATCGCACCGACCGCGAAGTACAGCATGAGGAGCCCGCCGGCGAGATAGAGCGCGGGCCGAACCGCGGGATAGTGATCGATCACCGCGACGACGCCGAGCAGCGCCAGCACGAAAAAGAGGACGTCGGCGAGCATCGCCCCGAGACCGGCCCAAAAGCCCGCGGACCAGCCACGGACGACACTCTCCTCGGCGATAATTGCGTTCATCGGACCTGGCGGTGCAGCCAGCGCCAGCCCGAAGACGACGCCTGCGAGTGTCGTAGCGAGTAGCGTCACGTCGGTCTCGAGTCGGCTGCCAGCGGGCAAAAGAGTAGTGACTCGCGTCGACGTTACGACGGTTCGTCGAATTCGGCTTTGTTCGGATACGGCTGCGTGCCTCCCTGCGAGTTGCGCGCCACGAGCGTCACGACCGCGGCCGTTCCACCGATGACCTCGCGTCGCCGCTCATCGTAAGAGAGGACTGTCAGATCCAGACACGCGTGGAGCAGATCGTTCGCCCGGTATCGGTAGCGGTCTTCCGAAGGACCGACGTCGATTTCGTCGCTCGAGCGGAGGTGATGTTCGTAGACGAGGACCCCACCCGGTGCGAGCGCCTCCTTGAGCACCGGCAGATGCTCGAGAGCGGCGAAGAAACTCATCGTGATGACGTCGTACTCTTCGTCGAAGTCGAACTCCGCGAGGTCGGCGCGGACCCAGTCGACCTCGACCCCGTGTTCGTCGGCCCGTCGCCGGGCACGCTCGAGGGCTTCGTCGGAGACGTCGATCGCGTCCACGTCGTAGCCGTGCTCGGCGAGAAAGACGGCATTCCGGCCGGTCCCGGTCGCGACGTCGAGCGCACGACCGTCCGGTAACGTCTCGACTCGTCGCTCGAGTTCGGGGATCGGATAGTCGGGAAGGTCGAAGTCGGGGTCGCTGTACTTCTCGTTCCAACAGGTGCGGTCGTCGGTCACGGTTTCGAGAACGAACTGCCGCGTCTTGTAGATTGGTGGCTGGGATTTCTCTCGGAGACGGTCACAGACGGGTCGTTTGACCCCTGATTATTTTCCTGTCGGCACCGAACGTCCATCGGTGATTCCGGGACTCGAGGTGACGGGCCGGTGAACCGCCGCGAACTCGTCGCCGGCGTCGCGAGCCTGGGCGCGCTCGGCGGCGGACTCGTCGCGTTGCGGAGGGGCATGCCGTTCCAGGGCGAGGAGTCCGCTGAATCGGACGGAACAGACGACAACGAAGCGGACGACGGCCCGATCGAAGTCCAGACGATCGACGCGCCGGGAAGCGAGGCCGGCACCCTGGCAATCCCGAACGACGGCGTCACGTTCGTCACGTTCTTCTCCCCCGCCTGTCACCGCTGTCGGTCGCTGATGCCACACCTCGTCGAAGCCACGGACCGACTCGCCGCCGAGGACGGGCTGACCCGCGTCTCGGTCACTACCCAGCAGTCACCCGAACAACTTCGTGACTGGTGGGCGGAACACGACGGCCACTGGACGCTCGCACACGACGACGATCGGGCGCTCTCTGACGCGTACGCGGTTATCTCCCACCCCGTGCTCCTCGCGATCGACGCCGACGGGACCGTTCGCTGGACGGACGAGGGCGTTCTCGAGTCCGATCGGATCGTGCGAAACGTCGACCGGGTTCTCGAGGAAACTGGCGGGCCGGACGGCGACGAGTGATCGGTCGCCGACTGCGAGCCACAGGAAAGTGCCGGCTCCAGCAGATCGTTTTCGACGATCGAACCCGGGCATCTTTTCTTCGGGCTCGACTAGTTCCGACCGTGAACGAATACGCCCGCTGGACTCGGGTGCGACTGCGGCTGTCACGGTCTGCTGTACCGGTGGCTCCGTGCAGCTGCGACCAGTCCTGTCGTTGCATCGTCACCGACTGGCAGTGGCCCGTCAGAACGTAAGATGCATCTATGAATCGTCGAGAACTCGTCGCCGGCGTCGTGAGCCTGGGCGTACTCGGTGGCGCGGCCACCGCCCTGTGGCGTGGGCTGCCTGCGGCAGACGGGGTGGACTCCGCGGCCAAACCGGAGGTCGACGAGTCCGTCGACGATGGGCCACTCGAGATCGAGACGATCGACGCCCGCGGCAGCGAGGGCGGCACTCTGACCGTGCCGACGGACGGCATCACGGTCGTGACGTCGTTCTCGGTCACGTGCACCCAGTGCCAGCGGATGATGCCACCGCTTTCAGACGCCTACGAACGACTCGAGGACGACGACGGCGACGCCGTGACGTTCGTCTCGATCTTTCCGCCGACGGACGAGTCCGAACTCCGGGAGTGGTGGCGCGAACACGACGGAAACTGGCCTGTCGGCTTCGACCCGGGAAGGCGGTTCAGGACGCAGTATGGCGTCATGGGGACCGATCTCCTCGTGATCGATGCGAACGGCGAAAAACGGTGGCAGACGGATAGAGTCTTGGAGAGCCACCGGTACGCTCGCAACGTCGAACGGGTGCTCGAGGAGACCGAAGTGAACGACGAAGAGAGCGGGTAACTGATCGCAACTCTCTGACCGAGCAGTAGCACTTGCTGTCGCACTCGCGGCGGCCGACCGGTCGATCGGTGGCTATCTCGCGACGGCGGCTACATCGGCCGACCGCGAGATCGAGCCGCCCGATGGCGACGAAAGCGGGACTGCCGCCAGACGGTCAGGCCTCTGCCTGCCAGTTCCGTATCCGGTCTGCGGAAACACCGTCGACGTCTTCGGCGACGGCGTCCGGATCGGCGTCGGTCAGATCGTCGATGTCCTCGATTCCTGCAGCGGCGAGTTTCTCGACTGTCTTCGCACCGATCCCATCGAGCGCCTCGAGATCGGAGCCACTCTCGCTCTCTCGAGCCTGGAACTCCTGGTAGTTACAGATCGGACAGCCAAGTTCCCAGGGCTCGTCGCCACTGTGGACGACGAGTTCGGGGAGGCCGTGTTCCTCGCAGTGGTCGTCGGTGACCTCGATATCGCCGCGCCGTGGCAGCGGCAGCGAGTACTCGCAGTCGGGATAGCGTGTACAGCCGACGAGCCGCGAACCGCTCGGGAGGGTCTTGACCGCTAACTCGCCGTCGTGTTCGTCTCCGCAGTCGGGACACGTCCCGAGGACGGGGCCTTCGCCCGCGTCCTCGGACTTGCAGAGCGGACAGCCGTGGACGAACGTCTGTCGGCCGGCGAGCATCTTGACCTCGTTCAGGTCGTGGTCCTCACACTCCTGATCGAGAATCAGCGGCTTGCCCGTCGAGGGCAACGGCAGCGTAAACTCGCAGTCGGGGTAGCCGTCACAGCCGACGAAATAGGAGCCGTGACGACTGCTGCGGACCAGCAGGTCCTCGCCACACTCGGGACACGGCCCCAGCCGCTTGTCGTCTTTGAGCGACTTCCGCAGGTGGTCGCCGATCTCCTCGCGTGAATCCGCGAGGTTCGTGAAGATTTCCTCCAGCATCTCGCGGGACTCGTCAGTGACGTCCTCGAGGGTCGCCTCGCCGGAGGCGATGGCGTCCATGTCGTCCTCGAGTTGTGCGGTCATCGCCTCGCTGACGACGCGGTCGGCGTAGCTCTCGGCGGCGTCGACGACCGCCATCGCGAGTTTCGTCGGTCGCGGCGGGTCGCTCTCGATGTAGCCCCGGTCGTACAGTTTCTCGAGCGTGTTGTGTCTCGTGGACTTGGTTCCAAGCCCCTGATCCTCCATGGTCTCGATGAGCCGCGACTGGCCGTACCTGCGGGGCGGCTGGGTCTCTTTTGCCTCGAGTTCGACCTCGGTCAGGCAGAGTTCCTCGCCTTCGTCGACATCGGGGACGTAGTTCTCGGCGGTGCTGAAGTACGGGTAGACGTCGTGGTAGCCGGGTTCGACGAGGCGTTTGCCGTTCGCTTTGAGTCGGTAGTCGTCGACCTCGGCGACGACCTTGAGGTGTTCCCAGACCGCGGCCTCGGCGACCGTCGCGTAGAAGCGTCGGACGACGAGTTCGTAGATTTCCCACTCGTCGTCGTTCACGTCGCCGCCGCGGGCCGGAATCTCTCCCGTCGGGTGGATGGGCGGGTGGTCGGTCGTCTCCTCGTCGCCGCGAGTTGGTTCGATGTCGTCGCCCTCGAGCAACGCCTCTGCGGACTCGCCGAGCGTCGAGTGACCGACGAACTCGTCGAGCAGTTCCTCCGGGTCGAGGTCGTCGGGGTAGACGGTGTTGTCCGTCCGCGGATAGGTGATGTAACCCGCAGTGTAGAGGTCCTCGGCGATCGACATCGCCCGCTGTGCGGAGTAGCCGAGCGCGCCGGCCGCACGGATGAACTGGGTCGTGCTGAACGGGGCCGGCGGCGCATCGGTCCGGGTTCGGCGGTTGACGTCGACCACAGTGGCCGCGTCACGACTCGAGAGGGTGTCGTAGACCTCTTCGGCGGTCACTTCCTCCCAGACGCGTTCGGCCTCGTTGTCGTCCTCGTCGCGGTAGAAGTACTGGGCCTCGAAGGTCGTCTCGTCTTTCTCGAGGGCCGCGAAAAGTTCCCAGTAGTCCTCGGGATCGAACGCCTGAATTTCGCGTTCGCGGTCGACGATCAACTTCAGCGTCGGCGACTGGACTCGACCGACGGAGATGAAGTCATCGCCGAGTTGGCCGGCCGACAGCGAGAGAAAGCGGGTGAGTGCGGCACCCCAGACGAGGTCGATGATCTGGCGAGCCTCGCCAGCGGCCGCGAGGTCGAAGTCGAGGTCTTCGGGTTCGTCGAAGGCGTTTTCCACCTCGTTTTCGGTGATCGAGGAGAACCGGACACGACGGATCGGGACCGCTTCGTTGACCTCCCGGACGATCTCGTAGGCCTCCTTGCCGATGAGTTCGCCCTCGCGGTCGTAGTCGGTCGCGATCGTCACCGTGTTCGCCTTGCGGGCGAGAATCCGCAGCGTCGCAACGATGTTCTCCTTCGTCGCGGTCTTCTCGACGTCGGCGTCGATCAACTCGACGGGTTCGACGTCCCGCCAGTCTGAGTACTCCGGTGGGAAGTCGACGCCGACGACGTGGCCCGACAGCCCCACGCAACGTTTTCCACCCCACTCGTAGACGTTGACGCCGTTCTCCCGACTCGAGTCGTACGTCCCCCCAGAAAGGATGTCGGCGATCCGCCGGGCCGCGTTGTCTTTCTCGGTGATTATCAGTTCCACGACGGATCACCCCCGTCGCGAGCCGCCGACTCCGGCAGACGAATGACGCTCATGATCGATCGCTACGATGGAGAATCTGATAACCCTTTCGCAGAAAACCGGCCGACAGCGCGGGTGTGCGTGCGCTGCGCGCGTGTATGGCTTACTGCTGGTGGAGCCGCCAGCGATCGACGTACAGACTCAGGTCGTCCCCGTCGCGTTCGAACCGAACGGGCTGGCGGTTCCCGGCCATCGTCGGCGCGTAGAACTCGCCAGCCTCGAGGTCGACCGGCACGAGCGGCGTCCAGGACCCCTCCTCGATGGGGCCGCCGACGCGCAGTCGAAGTGTCCCGCCTTCGACCTGCACCTTGGCTTCCGTGATGCCACGGTAGGTCTCGTACTCGCCTGCCAGTTCCTCGAGTCGGCGCTTGCGAGCGAAAAACGAGACCTCTCGCGGGTCTTCGCCGACGAGTGCCGCGAAGACGCCCTTGCCGAGTTCCGCGAGACCGTACCCCGGCGAGGCGTTCGCCAGTAGCGCGACGCCGACCCCGTCCTCGGGAGCGAACCCGGCATAGGCCGTCGAGACGACGATCGATCCGCCGTGGCCGATCAGTTCTCGACCTGCGACCTCGCGGGTACGCCAGCCGTAGCCGTACGGCCCCGACGGTGTCTCTGCGTATGCACCGTAACAGGCCTCGAGCGCGTCCTCGCCGACCAGTTGCCGTTCGTCTCCGTCGACGGCGACGCCCTCGTTTATGTGGAGCCGAAGGTAGTTCGCGAGGTCCGTCACGGGTGCGAGCAGGCCGCCGGCGGCGGCGCTTTGCTCGCGGATCGGGAGCGCAGCGGGCTCGAGGTCGGCGTCGCCGCCGTCGTCTTCCTCCTCCGGGAAGTACGGCGTCATCCGGTCCTCGAACGACTCGAAGACATCGCCGTCGTAGGTCGAACGATCCATCCCCAGTGGCTCGAGGATGTCGTCGGTGACATACTCCGTATACGACCGGCCCGTGACCGCCGCGATCACTTCACCGACC contains:
- a CDS encoding class I SAM-dependent methyltransferase, with the translated sequence MTDDRTCWNEKYSDPDFDLPDYPIPELERRVETLPDGRALDVATGTGRNAVFLAEHGYDVDAIDVSDEALERARRRADEHGVEVDWVRADLAEFDFDEEYDVITMSFFAALEHLPVLKEALAPGGVLVYEHHLRSSDEIDVGPSEDRYRYRANDLLHACLDLTVLSYDERRREVIGGTAAVVTLVARNSQGGTQPYPNKAEFDEPS
- a CDS encoding DNA topoisomerase I; translated protein: MELIITEKDNAARRIADILSGGTYDSSRENGVNVYEWGGKRCVGLSGHVVGVDFPPEYSDWRDVEPVELIDADVEKTATKENIVATLRILARKANTVTIATDYDREGELIGKEAYEIVREVNEAVPIRRVRFSSITENEVENAFDEPEDLDFDLAAAGEARQIIDLVWGAALTRFLSLSAGQLGDDFISVGRVQSPTLKLIVDREREIQAFDPEDYWELFAALEKDETTFEAQYFYRDEDDNEAERVWEEVTAEEVYDTLSSRDAATVVDVNRRTRTDAPPAPFSTTQFIRAAGALGYSAQRAMSIAEDLYTAGYITYPRTDNTVYPDDLDPEELLDEFVGHSTLGESAEALLEGDDIEPTRGDEETTDHPPIHPTGEIPARGGDVNDDEWEIYELVVRRFYATVAEAAVWEHLKVVAEVDDYRLKANGKRLVEPGYHDVYPYFSTAENYVPDVDEGEELCLTEVELEAKETQPPRRYGQSRLIETMEDQGLGTKSTRHNTLEKLYDRGYIESDPPRPTKLAMAVVDAAESYADRVVSEAMTAQLEDDMDAIASGEATLEDVTDESREMLEEIFTNLADSREEIGDHLRKSLKDDKRLGPCPECGEDLLVRSSRHGSYFVGCDGYPDCEFTLPLPSTGKPLILDQECEDHDLNEVKMLAGRQTFVHGCPLCKSEDAGEGPVLGTCPDCGDEHDGELAVKTLPSGSRLVGCTRYPDCEYSLPLPRRGDIEVTDDHCEEHGLPELVVHSGDEPWELGCPICNYQEFQARESESGSDLEALDGIGAKTVEKLAAAGIEDIDDLTDADPDAVAEDVDGVSADRIRNWQAEA
- a CDS encoding TlpA family protein disulfide reductase, with product MNRRELVAGVVSLGVLGGAATALWRGLPAADGVDSAAKPEVDESVDDGPLEIETIDARGSEGGTLTVPTDGITVVTSFSVTCTQCQRMMPPLSDAYERLEDDDGDAVTFVSIFPPTDESELREWWREHDGNWPVGFDPGRRFRTQYGVMGTDLLVIDANGEKRWQTDRVLESHRYARNVERVLEETEVNDEESG
- a CDS encoding LysE family translocator; protein product: MPAGSRLETDVTLLATTLAGVVFGLALAAPPGPMNAIIAEESVVRGWSAGFWAGLGAMLADVLFFVLALLGVVAVIDHYPAVRPALYLAGGLLMLYFAVGAIGETRAATSFTDSGEVGSKGFRKTFALSLTNPYQIGFWLTVGVGLLESGTLDVFAHVPGVGDLLAGSLLVETGSPALLLGFFGGIAVWVVGYPAALSSAGRRVDALAPVIAALSAAVLAGFGVLFLAMGTMGLF
- a CDS encoding DUF7332 family protein gives rise to the protein MRRVCRPGTAVALVFVCFVVLTAGPVVAETGHGDRAAGVDADSAVGEGCLGAGGTAFTIGSDDSATIWVRLHFGLLTDSGGSIGAELVGATTDGNIVEIVAGVDYVADDFDEFTDAPLEAFAVVTGYEFQLPMFDDLESAGLDEDHPPHFDEDDPDAGEELLDGPFEHIEC
- a CDS encoding TlpA family protein disulfide reductase, translating into MNRRELVAGVASLGALGGGLVALRRGMPFQGEESAESDGTDDNEADDGPIEVQTIDAPGSEAGTLAIPNDGVTFVTFFSPACHRCRSLMPHLVEATDRLAAEDGLTRVSVTTQQSPEQLRDWWAEHDGHWTLAHDDDRALSDAYAVISHPVLLAIDADGTVRWTDEGVLESDRIVRNVDRVLEETGGPDGDE
- a CDS encoding serine hydrolase yields the protein MTDTLESTTIDRIDSLLRERMYEDDLPGLSLAVTDGDDVVYARGYGSRDLASNAPATPETVYGIGSVSKSFAALATARLVDSGDLSYDDRVTDYLEVDIPDDVSIHHLLSHTAGYPSLAVSEALIARQLEVGESGVPLGSLADVYAHVEGAREEIAGEPGDRWMYCNTGYTLVGEVIAAVTGRSYTEYVTDDILEPLGMDRSTYDGDVFESFEDRMTPYFPEEEDDGGDADLEPAALPIREQSAAAGGLLAPVTDLANYLRLHINEGVAVDGDERQLVGEDALEACYGAYAETPSGPYGYGWRTREVAGRELIGHGGSIVVSTAYAGFAPEDGVGVALLANASPGYGLAELGKGVFAALVGEDPREVSFFARKRRLEELAGEYETYRGITEAKVQVEGGTLRLRVGGPIEEGSWTPLVPVDLEAGEFYAPTMAGNRQPVRFERDGDDLSLYVDRWRLHQQ